In Cervus elaphus chromosome 7, mCerEla1.1, whole genome shotgun sequence, the following proteins share a genomic window:
- the LOC122696857 gene encoding DNA replication complex GINS protein PSF1-like isoform X6, with translation MAVVLVVPLRGCGQEDGLRQVLEEMKALDEQNLPDVNNAKSGGRGDLVPAIKFRHCSLLRSQRCAGACLTTVDVRAVLSWVLRVVLAKWTGSMVTKCPLLPT, from the exons ATGGCGGTTGTGCTTGTGGTTccactccgtggctgtgggcag GAGGATGGACTGAGGCAAGTTCTGGAGGAGATGAAAGCCTTAGACGAGCAAAACCTACCTGATGT GAATAACGCAAAGTCAGGAGGACGGGGTGATTTGGTCCCAGCCATCAAGTTTCGACACTGTTCTTTGCTAAGAAGTCAGCGCTGCGCCGGAGCCTGCCT TACAACAGTGGACGTCAGGGCAGTGCTTTCCTGGGTCCTGAGAGTCGTTCTGGCCAA GTGGACTGGTTCAATGGTTACAAAATGTCCCTTGCTACCTACA